From Sphingopyxis sp. USTB-05, the proteins below share one genomic window:
- a CDS encoding tryptophan 7-halogenase has product MSAVRDITLLGRDAPLWLAAAALRRALAPAGVTVRAVALPDENGPADLYATLPAIEALHNQIGIDEAALLRGVRGAFTLGQNFVDASGAGRAPFLHSYGAFGTGINGGDFFPHWVKARRHGLGVGLDDFSLTATAAHNGRLFLPDEASEIYGRSDYGYHLPAAAYAKSLKAIARHLGVEIFETTGVMVERGDDGIVALLLNDGGRVESALFADLTREGLLREATGSAFEAWTMPGDRMLTALAPRSAALPVCAEIRAGVDGWTGLFPSLTHMHVAHVFSGAATSDDAALQAAATTSGLTLDAVTFRTCTSGMASEPWVGNVICLGEAACSFDPSHGLALHGLQLSIVHLLGVYPAEGNSYVARRAEYNRVMRSHFARVADFQAAHLTLQDYAGPFWDTARTLPISAELAHMIDFFRARGELAPQEDESLPPDSWRALFIGHGIAPESWRPAVDRVPPHEVNVHFRKMLGFVREQVLRQPTHDAYLAPIMQRPHG; this is encoded by the coding sequence ATGAGCGCGGTGCGCGATATCACCTTGCTCGGCCGCGATGCGCCGCTGTGGCTCGCTGCGGCAGCGTTGCGGCGCGCGCTGGCGCCGGCGGGGGTAACGGTCAGGGCGGTGGCGCTCCCCGATGAAAACGGCCCGGCCGATCTCTACGCGACTCTCCCCGCGATCGAAGCGCTCCACAACCAGATCGGAATCGACGAGGCGGCGCTGCTGCGCGGAGTACGCGGCGCCTTCACGCTCGGCCAGAATTTCGTCGATGCGAGTGGGGCGGGGCGGGCGCCCTTTCTCCACAGCTATGGCGCGTTCGGCACCGGTATCAACGGCGGCGATTTTTTTCCGCACTGGGTGAAAGCGCGCCGACATGGGCTGGGCGTCGGGCTCGACGATTTTTCTCTGACGGCGACCGCGGCGCACAATGGCCGCCTGTTCCTCCCCGACGAGGCCAGCGAGATCTATGGGCGTAGCGACTATGGTTATCACCTGCCGGCTGCGGCTTATGCGAAAAGCCTGAAGGCGATCGCGCGGCACTTGGGCGTCGAGATATTCGAGACAACCGGCGTAATGGTCGAGCGCGGCGACGACGGGATCGTTGCGCTATTGCTCAATGATGGCGGCCGGGTTGAAAGCGCCTTGTTCGCTGATCTGACGCGCGAGGGCCTGCTGCGGGAGGCAACTGGCAGCGCGTTCGAAGCTTGGACTATGCCCGGCGACCGGATGCTGACCGCGCTAGCCCCGCGCTCTGCTGCGCTGCCAGTCTGTGCCGAGATTCGCGCGGGCGTGGACGGTTGGACCGGCCTGTTCCCGAGCCTGACCCACATGCATGTCGCGCATGTCTTTTCGGGCGCTGCGACAAGCGACGATGCGGCGCTGCAAGCCGCAGCGACGACGAGCGGGCTGACCTTGGATGCGGTGACGTTCCGCACGTGCACTTCCGGTATGGCGAGCGAACCATGGGTAGGTAATGTCATCTGCCTTGGTGAGGCGGCCTGTTCGTTCGACCCAAGTCACGGACTGGCGTTGCACGGGCTGCAACTGAGTATCGTGCACCTGCTCGGCGTTTATCCGGCCGAAGGTAACAGCTATGTGGCACGGCGCGCCGAATATAACCGTGTCATGCGCTCGCACTTCGCGCGCGTCGCCGATTTCCAGGCCGCGCACCTTACGTTGCAGGATTATGCCGGTCCTTTCTGGGATACGGCGCGTACGTTGCCGATTTCGGCCGAGCTGGCGCATATGATCGATTTCTTTCGCGCGCGTGGCGAACTGGCGCCGCAAGAAGACGAAAGCCTGCCACCGGACAGCTGGCGCGCGCTGTTCATCGGACATGGCATTGCCCCCGAAAGCTGGCGTCCGGCGGTCGACCGGGTGCCGCCGCATGAGGTGAATGTCCACTTCCGCAAGATGCTGGGCTTTGTGCGCGAACAGGTGCTGCGCCAGCCGACGCACGACGCCTATCTCGCACCCATCATGCAACGCCCGCATGGTTGA
- a CDS encoding glycoside hydrolase family 97 protein — MIPRTSLLFGLSMLAIASPAAARECTKSPDKRLELCVSVVNGEALYEVKRGDVTVIAPSRLGLRFAGEADPRFTAVGNAKRLSVDTTWEQPWGEQRLIRDNHNELSVTLAGDTALNKAVGVIFRLFDDGFGFRYDYAAIPNGKAVSITADDTQFRTVGAYQAWWYQGLGQERDEYLYTQTDARRITLAETPLTLKGDNGLYLSFHEAALVDFPSMLLEGNGAGTYGAWLMPWPDGVLAKKTGPFATPWRTVLIGETPGVLADSRITLNLNEPSQLPGIRKWFKPGKYVGIWWEMHLEKSTWGSGPTHGANTANVKRYIDFAAKYGFDGVLVEGWNKGWDGDWIANGDKFSFTEAYPDFDLPEITRYGKAKGVKLIGHHETGGAIENYARQLDAGLKLYADNGVSLIKTGYVRHSGTIVDGEGEQQWFAGQYAVRHHLEVVKRAAKLHIAINTHEPVKDTGLRRTWPNWVSREGARGQEFNAWGNPTNPPEHMTILPFTRMLAGPMDFTPGIFDIARSGKELTRRVQSTLATQLAEYVVLYSPIQMAADLPENYEAQPGAFQFIRDVPADWEQSKTLQSVIGDYVVVARQPRGGGDWYMGAITDEEARKITQRLDFLAPGKQYEAQIYADAPGADYRTNPSALTIRKRKVTSTDDLDLDMAPGGGVAIRFKLLGPRR; from the coding sequence ATGATTCCTAGAACGTCCCTATTGTTCGGCCTGTCGATGCTGGCGATCGCATCGCCCGCCGCAGCGCGCGAATGTACGAAATCGCCGGACAAGCGGCTCGAACTGTGCGTTTCGGTCGTGAACGGCGAGGCGCTTTATGAAGTCAAACGTGGCGATGTGACTGTGATCGCGCCGTCGCGACTAGGACTGCGCTTTGCGGGTGAGGCCGATCCGCGCTTTACAGCGGTTGGGAATGCGAAGCGGTTGTCGGTCGATACGACGTGGGAACAGCCATGGGGCGAGCAAAGGCTGATCCGCGACAACCACAACGAGCTGTCGGTAACGCTGGCAGGAGACACAGCGCTGAACAAGGCGGTGGGCGTCATCTTCCGCCTGTTCGACGACGGATTCGGCTTCCGATACGACTATGCGGCTATTCCGAACGGAAAGGCGGTATCGATCACTGCCGACGATACGCAATTCCGCACCGTCGGCGCCTATCAGGCTTGGTGGTATCAAGGGCTCGGCCAGGAACGCGACGAATATCTCTATACCCAGACCGACGCGCGCCGAATTACTCTCGCCGAAACGCCGCTGACCCTGAAAGGCGACAACGGCTTGTATCTGAGCTTCCACGAGGCGGCGCTCGTCGATTTTCCCTCGATGCTGCTCGAGGGCAATGGCGCCGGCACCTATGGCGCTTGGTTGATGCCCTGGCCCGATGGGGTGCTGGCGAAGAAGACTGGGCCGTTCGCGACGCCTTGGCGCACCGTGCTCATCGGCGAAACACCCGGCGTGCTCGCGGACAGCCGCATCACGCTCAACCTCAATGAACCGAGCCAGCTTCCCGGCATCCGCAAATGGTTCAAACCCGGAAAATATGTCGGCATCTGGTGGGAAATGCACCTTGAGAAGTCGACCTGGGGCAGCGGGCCGACGCACGGGGCGAACACCGCCAACGTGAAACGCTATATCGATTTTGCTGCCAAATACGGCTTCGACGGCGTGCTCGTCGAGGGATGGAACAAGGGCTGGGACGGCGACTGGATCGCAAATGGCGACAAGTTCAGCTTCACCGAAGCCTATCCCGATTTCGACCTTCCCGAGATCACGCGCTACGGCAAGGCGAAGGGCGTGAAACTGATCGGCCATCACGAGACCGGTGGAGCGATCGAAAATTACGCGCGCCAGCTTGATGCGGGATTGAAGCTCTATGCCGATAATGGCGTGTCGCTGATCAAGACCGGCTATGTCCGTCACAGCGGGACGATCGTCGACGGCGAGGGCGAGCAGCAATGGTTCGCGGGCCAATATGCGGTGCGTCACCATCTCGAGGTCGTGAAGCGCGCCGCGAAACTGCATATCGCAATCAACACGCATGAGCCGGTGAAGGATACGGGACTGCGCCGGACCTGGCCGAACTGGGTGAGCCGCGAGGGCGCACGCGGGCAGGAATTCAACGCGTGGGGCAATCCGACGAACCCGCCCGAGCATATGACGATATTGCCCTTCACGCGGATGCTGGCGGGACCGATGGATTTCACGCCGGGCATCTTCGACATAGCGCGGAGCGGCAAGGAGTTGACGCGGCGGGTGCAGTCGACGCTGGCGACCCAACTCGCCGAATATGTCGTCCTCTATTCGCCGATCCAGATGGCGGCCGACCTTCCGGAAAACTATGAAGCGCAGCCGGGCGCCTTCCAGTTCATCCGCGACGTGCCCGCCGACTGGGAGCAATCGAAAACGTTGCAAAGCGTAATCGGCGATTATGTGGTCGTCGCGCGCCAGCCGCGCGGCGGGGGCGACTGGTACATGGGCGCGATCACTGACGAGGAAGCACGCAAGATCACGCAGCGGCTCGATTTCCTTGCACCGGGCAAACAGTATGAAGCGCAAATCTATGCCGACGCTCCGGGCGCTGACTATCGCACCAATCCGTCGGCGCTGACGATCCGCAAGCGCAAGGTGACGAGCACCGACGATCTCGATCTGGACATGGCGCCCGGGGGCGGAGTTGCGATCCGTTTCAAGCTGCTGGGTCCCCGTCGATAA
- a CDS encoding amidohydrolase family protein: MERLRLAAWRTLMVGTAGLLCSIPTVSGQTQDAAPAAEPVKPRAGAVAAPARQPGEGAGPFRKMVIRGVTLIDGSGAPPRGPVDVVVENNVITSIEAAGTPGLPLVSGRAPRDADYELDATGMFMLPGFIDMHVHGSSDDKAPDLSYSYKLWLAHGVTSVRGVDLAPFEISLSERARSARNEIAAPRIFSYHRPGTGRGWTGGATNTPEKAREWVRWAAKAGIDGIKVTADPNQPPEVLEAIYDEAKKQQIGTVAHLSQIGVARMDAKHAGDAGLGTVTHFYGHMESLLKEGPVQNWDPSYNYMDEQDRFSNVANLYRESFEPGTDEWRDYLESQKKNGVTFDPTMTIYAASRDLMHARNADWHGKYTMPQLWNFFQSSRENHGSYFFDWTTEKEVRWRNFYKKFMHLINDYKNIGGRVTAGSDSGFIFKTYGFGYVEELELLQEAGFNPTQVVQAATLNGALTLYEPKGNVAPPIGTVRVGKLADMVLVKENPLQNFKTLYGTGALRLNEQTQRLERVGGVSYTIKDGIVYDAKKLLADVAEMVKSEKRRMGLPEEGVPLP, encoded by the coding sequence ATGGAAAGATTGCGCTTGGCTGCGTGGCGGACGCTGATGGTTGGGACCGCCGGCCTGTTATGTTCCATTCCGACCGTGTCGGGGCAGACGCAGGATGCCGCACCCGCCGCCGAACCGGTGAAACCGCGGGCGGGAGCCGTCGCGGCGCCAGCACGTCAACCCGGCGAAGGCGCAGGCCCGTTTCGTAAAATGGTCATCCGTGGCGTTACGCTGATCGACGGCAGCGGCGCGCCGCCCCGCGGGCCGGTCGACGTCGTGGTCGAAAATAATGTCATCACGTCGATCGAGGCGGCAGGTACGCCTGGGCTGCCCCTGGTATCGGGTCGCGCGCCGCGCGACGCGGACTATGAACTCGACGCGACGGGCATGTTCATGCTCCCGGGTTTCATTGACATGCACGTTCACGGGTCGAGCGACGACAAGGCGCCCGACCTCAGCTATTCCTACAAGCTGTGGCTGGCGCATGGCGTCACCTCGGTACGCGGCGTCGACCTGGCGCCGTTCGAAATCTCGCTCAGCGAACGCGCGCGTTCGGCACGAAACGAGATCGCGGCGCCACGCATCTTTTCCTATCATCGTCCCGGAACGGGGCGCGGCTGGACCGGAGGGGCGACAAACACTCCCGAAAAGGCGCGCGAATGGGTGCGCTGGGCCGCCAAGGCCGGGATCGACGGCATCAAGGTCACCGCCGATCCAAACCAGCCGCCCGAAGTGCTGGAAGCGATCTATGACGAAGCGAAGAAGCAGCAGATCGGAACCGTCGCGCACCTCTCGCAGATCGGTGTCGCGCGGATGGATGCCAAGCATGCCGGCGACGCGGGGCTTGGAACCGTCACTCATTTCTACGGGCATATGGAATCGCTGCTGAAGGAAGGCCCGGTCCAGAACTGGGATCCCAGCTATAATTACATGGACGAGCAGGATCGCTTCAGCAACGTCGCCAACCTGTATCGCGAAAGCTTCGAACCCGGCACGGATGAGTGGAGGGACTATCTCGAAAGCCAGAAGAAGAACGGTGTCACCTTCGATCCGACGATGACGATCTATGCGGCGTCGCGCGATCTGATGCACGCGCGCAATGCCGATTGGCACGGAAAATATACGATGCCGCAGCTGTGGAATTTCTTTCAGTCGTCGCGCGAAAATCACGGTTCCTACTTTTTCGACTGGACGACCGAGAAGGAAGTGCGCTGGCGGAATTTCTACAAGAAATTCATGCATCTGATCAACGACTACAAAAATATCGGTGGACGCGTGACCGCCGGTTCGGACTCGGGTTTCATCTTCAAAACCTATGGTTTCGGCTATGTCGAGGAACTCGAACTGCTTCAGGAGGCCGGATTCAATCCGACGCAGGTTGTACAGGCCGCGACGCTGAACGGCGCGCTCACGCTGTACGAACCTAAGGGAAATGTGGCGCCGCCGATCGGCACGGTGCGCGTCGGCAAACTTGCCGATATGGTGCTGGTGAAGGAAAATCCGCTCCAGAACTTCAAGACGCTTTACGGCACCGGGGCTCTGCGCCTCAACGAGCAGACGCAGCGGCTCGAGCGTGTCGGAGGGGTCAGCTACACGATCAAGGACGGTATCGTCTATGACGCGAAAAAGCTGCTCGCCGACGTCGCCGAAATGGTGAAGTCCGAAAAGCGGCGGATGGGGCTTCCCGAAGAGGGCGTTCCGCTGCCCTGA
- a CDS encoding tryptophan halogenase family protein has protein sequence MAAHAPYRIVILGGGTAGWMCASGLSGLLAAADYDITLIESDEIATVGVGEATLPHIKTFNDMIGIDEAEFMRETAGTIKLGIEFVDWLRPGVRYIHPFGTFGDRWTNADFQHHWARARLAGTDSRSLQDYSFAVAAALANGFEHPNSDPKSIRSTYSYAYHFDAGLYAAYLRKWATARGIRRMEGKVVDVVRDAESGDVASLTLASGAEISGDLFIDCSGFRSLLLGQTMGVPWIDWSEWLPCDRAFAVPCTGVDPLTPYTRATAQRAGWTWRIPLQHRIGNGYVFSSRFCSEEEARQTVLGAIDGDALDEPRLLRFQAGRRQVGWAGNCIAVGLASGFLEPLESTSIFLIQAATIDLAGLIPRRGEKIDPRMVREFNRLFAVHYDRTRDFLVLHYTANERVGEPMWDHVRNMPLPDSLAHKMALFRESAAAPEYRLGLFSRDSWLSVLEGQGVLPSAANPLTHRLSAADLQARLDDLAERIAVNAADMTPHAEFLATYCASEAKARPGIPANAA, from the coding sequence ATGGCCGCGCACGCACCCTATCGTATCGTCATTTTGGGCGGCGGCACCGCAGGCTGGATGTGCGCATCGGGGCTGTCGGGCCTGCTGGCGGCGGCCGATTATGACATCACGCTGATCGAGAGCGACGAGATCGCCACGGTTGGCGTGGGTGAAGCGACGCTGCCGCATATCAAGACCTTCAACGACATGATCGGCATCGACGAAGCCGAATTCATGCGCGAGACGGCCGGCACCATCAAGCTGGGCATCGAATTCGTCGACTGGTTGCGCCCCGGGGTGCGCTATATTCACCCGTTCGGTACCTTCGGCGATCGCTGGACCAACGCTGACTTCCAGCATCATTGGGCCCGCGCGCGGCTTGCGGGAACCGACAGCCGGTCGTTGCAGGATTACAGCTTCGCGGTCGCGGCGGCGCTTGCCAACGGTTTCGAGCACCCGAACAGCGATCCGAAATCCATCCGCTCGACCTATAGCTATGCCTATCATTTCGATGCCGGGCTGTACGCCGCTTATCTGCGCAAATGGGCGACCGCGCGCGGGATTCGGCGGATGGAGGGCAAGGTCGTCGACGTCGTCCGCGACGCCGAAAGCGGCGATGTCGCGAGCCTGACCCTCGCTTCGGGCGCGGAGATTTCGGGCGATCTATTCATCGACTGTTCGGGCTTTCGTTCGTTGCTGCTGGGGCAGACGATGGGCGTGCCGTGGATCGATTGGAGCGAATGGCTGCCGTGCGACCGTGCGTTCGCGGTGCCTTGCACGGGCGTCGATCCGCTCACGCCCTATACGCGCGCGACCGCGCAGCGCGCGGGTTGGACCTGGCGCATCCCGCTCCAGCACCGGATCGGCAACGGCTATGTCTTTTCAAGCCGCTTTTGCAGCGAGGAGGAAGCCCGGCAAACCGTGCTCGGCGCCATCGACGGGGATGCGCTCGACGAGCCGCGCCTGCTCCGCTTTCAGGCGGGGCGCCGGCAGGTGGGCTGGGCGGGCAATTGCATCGCCGTCGGGTTGGCGAGCGGATTCCTCGAGCCGCTGGAGTCGACCAGCATCTTCCTTATCCAGGCGGCGACGATCGACCTTGCCGGCTTGATACCGCGGCGTGGCGAAAAGATCGATCCGCGCATGGTGCGCGAATTCAACCGGCTATTCGCTGTCCACTACGACCGCACGCGCGATTTCCTCGTCCTCCACTACACCGCGAACGAGCGTGTCGGCGAACCGATGTGGGATCATGTGCGCAACATGCCGCTGCCCGACAGCCTCGCGCACAAGATGGCGCTGTTTCGCGAAAGCGCAGCGGCGCCCGAATATCGGCTTGGCCTTTTCTCGCGCGACAGCTGGCTGTCAGTGCTCGAGGGGCAGGGCGTTCTGCCGTCGGCGGCAAATCCGCTAACCCATCGTCTGTCGGCGGCAGATTTGCAGGCACGGCTCGACGATCTGGCGGAACGGATCGCGGTCAACGCGGCCGACATGACGCCGCACGCCGAATTTCTTGCAACCTATTGCGCGTCGGAGGCCAAGGCGCGGCCCGGTATCCCGGCGAACGCGGCATGA
- a CDS encoding TonB-dependent receptor — MRKLGINVRKRAWAARTALLMSGISLLAASPAMAQEGQSTEDAEGAHQAEDTTHTSGGEIVVTALKRNTRLQDTPLAISAVTGDSLERAGTTSFTELTQNTPSLRIVDNGPGNRRVILRGVVGAGEPTVGVYYDESPVAGSVGTTSDAASSTPDFRVFDVERAEVLRGPQGTLYGSGSMGGTVRIIYEKPKTDLLEGAASVNLSAVKGGSPGASVDAMINLPIVSDKLALRVVGSYQQFAGYIDNSYYGTKDINDGYSYSGRALLRFTPTDDLTIDLGAYYTKVSTDASRWFFETGERHTTNARSESGNYDENRIYSGTLRYDFGSVALTAVSTYFDRDRIVVGDVSDNFNGRNNAAGCARYLLGNTAGVCTPGQLSSYLDLTNAILFSSLYQPQSVKNWSNEVRLSSTGSGPFNWTFGGFLEDRKSKVRSTLLSASPLSGELNPFVPANIYYDRTINDHLKQKALFAELSYKFFDKLTATVGSRWYEYDKTVGGIVQQGQIHYASVPSAYTEAQTTENGFVHKFNLSYEFSRDLMIYAQAAEGFRPGGVNQAIGLPVALTGYSADSLWNYEVGVKSQPIQGVYLNLTGYQIDWSNMQVSARTAGTGSVFGLISNVGAARIRGVEAELNATPIQGLSLIANVGYTDAKLSEDQVSSIVVAAGRKGDRLPFVPKWNVSASAEYIWGLSDTLEGSVRIDGSYVGSSYSTLAATDVFRRKVDDYGVINARIGVQAPDGNWSAQLYVNNLFDALAITTKSTSANTGGLTVTHGTPPRTIGLNLIKRFR, encoded by the coding sequence ATGCGTAAGCTTGGAATAAATGTTCGTAAGCGCGCTTGGGCGGCGCGCACTGCGCTTCTTATGTCGGGCATCAGCCTATTGGCCGCCTCGCCGGCCATGGCGCAGGAGGGGCAGAGCACCGAAGACGCAGAGGGTGCACATCAGGCCGAGGATACGACCCATACTTCGGGCGGCGAAATCGTCGTGACCGCGCTGAAGCGAAACACGCGCTTGCAGGATACGCCGTTGGCCATTTCTGCGGTGACGGGGGACTCGCTTGAGCGGGCCGGGACGACCAGCTTTACCGAGTTGACGCAAAACACCCCGAGCCTGCGGATTGTCGACAACGGGCCGGGCAACCGCCGCGTCATCCTGCGTGGTGTCGTCGGCGCCGGCGAACCAACCGTGGGCGTCTATTATGACGAGTCTCCGGTTGCTGGATCGGTTGGGACCACCAGCGACGCGGCAAGCAGCACGCCCGATTTCCGCGTTTTCGATGTCGAACGGGCAGAGGTGTTGCGGGGGCCGCAGGGCACCCTTTACGGTTCGGGTTCGATGGGCGGCACGGTTCGCATCATTTATGAAAAGCCGAAGACGGATCTTCTGGAAGGGGCCGCCAGCGTCAATCTTTCGGCCGTAAAGGGCGGAAGCCCCGGCGCGAGCGTCGACGCCATGATCAACTTGCCGATCGTTTCCGATAAGTTGGCGCTGCGCGTCGTTGGTAGCTACCAGCAGTTCGCGGGCTATATCGACAACAGCTATTATGGCACGAAGGATATCAACGACGGATACAGCTATAGCGGCCGCGCGTTGCTGCGTTTCACCCCGACCGATGATCTGACGATCGATCTCGGCGCCTACTACACGAAGGTGTCGACCGATGCGTCTCGTTGGTTTTTCGAAACAGGCGAGCGTCATACGACCAACGCGCGTTCGGAATCGGGCAATTATGACGAAAACCGGATTTACAGCGGTACGCTTCGCTATGACTTCGGATCTGTAGCGCTGACTGCCGTTTCAACCTATTTCGATCGTGACCGCATCGTGGTCGGCGACGTGAGTGACAATTTTAATGGCCGGAACAACGCGGCCGGTTGCGCACGCTATCTGCTCGGCAATACCGCGGGAGTTTGCACACCCGGTCAGCTCAGTTCTTATCTTGACCTGACCAACGCCATCCTGTTCTCCAGCCTTTATCAGCCGCAAAGCGTGAAAAACTGGTCGAACGAGGTGCGCCTCTCATCGACCGGCAGCGGCCCGTTCAACTGGACCTTTGGCGGCTTCCTCGAGGATCGCAAGTCGAAGGTGCGCTCGACGCTGCTAAGCGCCAGCCCGCTTTCGGGTGAACTCAACCCGTTCGTTCCTGCGAACATCTATTATGACCGCACCATCAACGACCACCTAAAGCAAAAGGCTTTGTTTGCGGAGCTGTCCTATAAATTCTTCGACAAGTTGACCGCTACCGTCGGCAGCCGCTGGTATGAATATGACAAAACTGTCGGCGGTATCGTCCAGCAGGGGCAGATTCACTACGCCTCCGTGCCGTCAGCATACACCGAGGCGCAAACCACTGAAAACGGCTTCGTGCATAAGTTCAACCTGTCATATGAATTCAGCCGCGACCTGATGATCTATGCGCAGGCGGCCGAAGGCTTCCGCCCGGGCGGGGTCAATCAGGCCATCGGACTGCCGGTCGCCTTGACCGGATATAGCGCCGACAGCCTCTGGAATTATGAAGTCGGCGTCAAAAGCCAACCGATCCAGGGCGTGTATCTGAATCTGACCGGCTATCAGATCGACTGGAGCAACATGCAGGTATCGGCACGTACGGCCGGGACAGGGTCGGTGTTCGGCCTGATCTCGAACGTTGGTGCCGCGCGCATCAGGGGCGTCGAGGCGGAACTGAATGCCACGCCGATCCAAGGCCTCTCGTTGATCGCCAACGTCGGCTACACAGATGCAAAGCTGTCCGAGGATCAGGTCAGCAGCATCGTCGTCGCTGCCGGCCGCAAGGGTGACAGACTGCCCTTCGTGCCCAAGTGGAACGTCAGTGCGTCGGCCGAATATATCTGGGGTCTGAGCGATACGCTTGAGGGTTCGGTGCGGATCGACGGCAGCTATGTCGGCTCATCCTATTCGACGCTTGCCGCCACCGACGTATTCCGCCGCAAGGTCGACGATTATGGCGTCATCAATGCGCGTATCGGCGTCCAGGCACCCGACGGCAACTGGAGCGCGCAGCTCTATGTGAACAATCTGTTCGATGCACTTGCGATCACGACGAAATCGACCAGCGCCAATACCGGCGGCCTGACAGTCACCCACGGAACGCCGCCGCGGACCATCGGGCTCAACCTCATCAAACGATTCCGTTGA
- a CDS encoding cupin-like domain-containing protein, with protein MVEPARLGAAAARRSPLDALPHVAARGAPAPADFAALVATETPVVIKGLFDGWVALAAGRHSPGRLNAYLAGMDCGVAVPVMEAPARADGRFAYRADMREFTFTKRQAPLRDALARIEGLIGQENAPTVAIQMLPLADALPEFVRQNPLPLLPAEVGPKLWLGGAVKTQTHNDRDHNLACVIAGRRRFTLFPPEQVANLYVGPLDNPPPLSLVDPENPDFDCFPRFRKAMASARAAWLEPGNAIFIPKYWWHHVASLDPYNAMVNYWWGDTARGIERPNDIFLAALLALRDLPPGERTYWQAMFDAHVFGDPDAASGHIPTPIRGALGTMSREERAVLRRQLISAFQK; from the coding sequence ATGGTTGAGCCCGCGCGTCTCGGTGCCGCAGCCGCCCGGCGATCACCGCTCGACGCGCTGCCGCACGTAGCAGCGCGGGGCGCGCCGGCGCCCGCCGATTTTGCCGCGCTCGTGGCGACCGAAACACCCGTCGTCATCAAGGGGCTTTTCGACGGCTGGGTCGCACTGGCGGCCGGGCGACATTCACCCGGCCGCCTCAACGCCTATCTTGCTGGCATGGACTGCGGCGTAGCCGTACCGGTAATGGAAGCGCCCGCGCGTGCCGACGGACGCTTCGCCTATCGCGCAGACATGCGCGAATTCACCTTCACCAAGCGCCAAGCGCCGCTCCGCGATGCGCTGGCGCGGATCGAGGGGCTGATCGGGCAGGAGAATGCGCCGACCGTCGCGATCCAGATGCTGCCGCTCGCCGATGCGCTGCCCGAATTCGTGCGTCAGAATCCCCTGCCGTTGCTCCCCGCAGAGGTTGGTCCGAAGCTATGGCTCGGCGGCGCGGTGAAGACGCAGACGCACAATGACCGCGACCATAACCTGGCATGCGTGATCGCGGGACGGCGGCGGTTCACGCTGTTCCCGCCCGAGCAAGTAGCCAATCTTTATGTCGGTCCGCTCGACAATCCGCCACCGCTGTCGCTCGTCGATCCTGAAAATCCCGATTTTGATTGCTTTCCGCGTTTTCGCAAGGCGATGGCTTCGGCGCGCGCGGCGTGGCTCGAACCCGGCAATGCGATCTTCATCCCAAAATATTGGTGGCACCATGTCGCGTCGCTCGATCCCTATAATGCGATGGTCAATTATTGGTGGGGCGACACGGCCCGGGGGATCGAAAGGCCCAACGACATCTTCCTCGCGGCGCTGCTCGCGCTCAGGGATCTGCCGCCGGGCGAACGCACCTATTGGCAGGCGATGTTCGACGCGCATGTGTTCGGCGATCCCGACGCCGCATCGGGACATATCCCCACGCCCATCCGCGGAGCGCTGGGGACGATGAGCCGCGAAGAACGCGCGGTGCTGCGCCGGCAATTGATTTCGGCTTTCCAGAAATAG